One Prunus dulcis chromosome 8, ALMONDv2, whole genome shotgun sequence DNA window includes the following coding sequences:
- the LOC117612275 gene encoding uncharacterized protein LOC117612275, which translates to MAMPPNKSSSSPIASKSNPNLRNSEIGNPMRRSFTGNSFAKPSINANPRSFNPNTPANSPSENLRRSSMGRATVVTFRDSEDKENGKDQNWKQMRVRSPSGSNGTKNFMSSTISAASKVTTSPRKKILAERNEPVRASSVSFSDLKSSCLNPRVEDPEHTKVGLAPHLVFTTSKTQKDIDSKELLCSKNEPEEEPVCVKASDEPDSVNLDPSFKISPPPCCPKSSPVIAPLDDDPAAHPYDPKTNYLSPRPQFLHYRPNPRIEYYLSKEREGKRLEDNFISGSSSDTDTTEETQSEYSQKELEDVTSDAVVKEEQQLPEENEEEEEEEEKQGVNVSEPCDISITNTFMSKEEGAEVKWSSKTGFFWKSKFTALLLFLVVAFLSISVIHSPVIDSSVLKDLSFLKEYDHSEVAEFARSSLDGLARNFRVWSANSVSFISELILHLRGAHDLAPLQYCNLTALMEDVRVDGYSVFDHSDKGMERKYEFDVVDIEALGEKGRTEIGAAENTVEVYADPEYDEQVNEEAETPVEIQVVEEKGQPEIGAVESTVEVVRVPEHEEQVDQEAEAAVNIEEVSEGNNNFISGEVVLQAAHADLVELESSKVEQSQEENVGADHIDSEPESNVSMREEIVLISLAEKVDTVVSGIQELESEMSTGAEVESFKDYGPISSKVDASCENVQTSEEVDLTVDETEFKVSMVTMLGIALLVSALIGSTAFIYGKKRKSTASNPAISVVQPSLPRKLDASPTLPFSTEHTFQERPSSWNWIGEPCPSEMSNIQKSSSYRTKGLKAFDKAESQEMPRKNHRRESLTSIDSSMGSPSYGSFTTYEKIPIKHGEEDIVTPVRRSSRIRKQVTSP; encoded by the exons ATGGCCATGCCTCCGAACAAGTCGTCGTCTTCACCAATCGCAAGCAAATCAAACCCCAATTTAAGAAACTCTGAAATCGGCAATCCCATGCGGAGAAGCTTTACTGGGAACTCATTTGCGAAACCTTCAATAAATGCAAATCCTCGGAGCTTCAACCCTAATACTCCGGCCAACAGTCCTTCTG AGAACCTCCGACGAAGCTCGATGGGAAGGGCAACCGTGGTTACCTTTCGCGATTCCGAGGACAAAGAAAACGGCAAGGACCAGAACTGGAAGCAGATGAGAGTCCGTTCACCAAGTGGCTCAAACGGCACAAAGAATTTCATGTCATCGACAATTTCAGCGGCTTCCAAGGTCACTACGTctccaagaaagaaaatcttGGCGGAGAGGAACGAGCCAGTTCGGGCTTCATCGGTCTCATTCTCCGATTTGAAAAGTTCGTGTCTGAATCCAAGAGTGGAGGATCCAGAGCACACGAAGGTAGGCCTTGCCCCTCATCTGGTTTTCACAACTtcgaaaacccaaaaagacaTTGACTCAAAGGAGCTCTTGTGTTCCAAAAACGAACCAGAGGAGGAACCTGTTTGTGTAAAGGCCTCTGACGAACCTGACTCGGTTAATCTTGACCCGAGTTTCAAGATTAGTCCTCCACCTTGTTGTCCGAAGTCCAGTCCGGTCATAGCACCCCTTGATGATGATCCCGCTGCTCATCCTTATGATCCTAAAACCAATTATCTTTCTCCGAGGCCTCAGTTCCTTCATTATAGACCCAACCCAAGAATTGAATATTATCTGAGTAAggaaagagagggaaagagactTGAGGATAACTTCATCTCTGGAAGCTCTTCGGACACTGATACTACTGAGGAAACTCAGTCTGAATATTCTCAGAAGGAATTGGAAGATGTTACTTCTGATGCAGTGGTAAAAGAGGAACAGCAGCTAccagaagaaaatgaagaagaagaggaagaagaggaaaagcaGGGGGTCAATGTGTCTGAACCATGCGACATTAGCATTACCAACACTTTTATGTCAAAGGAGGAGGGTGCTGAAGTAAAATGGTCCTCCAAGACAGGCTTCTTTTGGAAATCAAAGTTCACTGCTTTGCTTCTATTTTTGGTAGTTGCTTTTTTGTCTATTTCAGTTATTCATTCCCCGGTAATTGATAGTTCTGTGCTTAAAGACTTGAGCTTCTTGAAGGAATATGACCATTCTGAAGTGGCTGAATTTGCCAGATCAAGTCTTGATGGGTTAGCTAGAAATTTTCGGGTTTGGTCTGCTAATTCTGTCTCTTTCATTTCTGAGTTGATTTTGCATCTTAGAGGTGCACACGATTTGGCCCCCTTGCAGTACTGTAATTTGACTGCTTTAATGGAGGATGTACGGGTTGATGGATACTCTGTGTTTGATCACAGTGACAAAGGAATGGAAAGGAAGTATGAGTTTGATGTAGTTGACATTGAAGCCTTGGGAGAGAAGGGTCGGACAGAGATTGGTGCAGCTGAAAACACTGTAGAAGTATATGCTGATCCAGAATATGATGAACAAGTTAATGAAGAGGCTGAAACACCTGTTGAAATCCAAGTTGTGGAAGAAAAGGGTCAGCCAGAGATTGGAGCAGTTGAGAGCACTGTAGAAGTAGTACGTGTTCCAGAACATGAAGAACAAGTTGACCAAGAGGCTGAAGCAGCTGTTAACATTGAAGAGGTTTCAGAAGgaaacaataattttatttctggGGAAGTAGTACTTCAGGCTGCACATGCTGATTTAGTTGAACTAGAAAGTTCAAAAGTTGAGCAGAGTCAAGAAGAAAATGTTGGTGCTGATCACATAGACAGCGAGCCAGAAAGTAATGTAAGCATGAGGGAGGAGATAGTATTGATTTCACTGGCAGAAAAAGTTGACACTGTAGTTTCTGGAATCCAGGAGCTTGAAAGTGAAATGAGTACTGGTGCTGAGGTGGAGTCTTTCAAGGATTACGGTCCTATAAGCTCAAAAGTGGATGCTTCATGTGAGAATGTTCAAACTTCCGAAGAAGTGGATCTTACAGTTGATGAGACTGAATTTAAGGTTTCCATGGTGACTATGCTGGGAATTGCTTTGTTGGTTTCGGCATTAATTGGATCCACAGCCTTCATTTatggaaagaaaaggaagagcaCAGCCTCAAATCCTGCTATCTCTGTGGTTCAACCATCGCTGCCTAGGAAACTGGATGCAAGTCCTACTCTGCCATTTAGCACTGAGCACACTTTCCAGGAAAGACCCTCTTCTTGGAACTGGATCGGAGAGCCATGTCCTTCTGAAATGAGCAACATCCAAAAGAGCTCATCGTATCGCACGAAAGGACTGAAGGCATTCGATAAAGCTGAAAGCCAGGAGATGCCCAGGAAGAACCACAGGAGAGAGTCCCTGACTTCAATTGATTCCTCCATGGGTTCACCATCTTATGGAAGTTTTAcaacatatgagaaaattccAATCAAGCAT GGAGAAGAAGACATTGTTACTCCTGTTAGGCGCTCGAGCAGAATCAGAAAACAAGTCACCTCTCCATGA